A region from the Medicago truncatula cultivar Jemalong A17 chromosome 6, MtrunA17r5.0-ANR, whole genome shotgun sequence genome encodes:
- the LOC11426890 gene encoding disease resistance protein RUN1, translated as MNILKYKSSCVSKDLVGINSPIEALQNHLLLDSDDGVRVIGICGMGGIGKTALAMTLYGQISHRFSASCFIDDVSKIYRSGDGPLDAQKQILLQTVGIEHNQICNHYSATNLMRINLCHERALLILDNVDQVGQLEKIAVRREWLGAGSRIIIISRDEHILKEYGVDVVYKVPLLNQAESHMLFCRKAFKVEKIIMSDYQNLADEILNYAKGLPLAITVLGSFLFGRNVTEWKSALSRLRESPDNNVMDVLQISFDGLNLTEKEMFLHIACFFNFLHEKRVKNILNSCGFHADIGLRVLLDKSLISIDNSIIKMHYLLEELGRKIVQESSSKEQRKWSRLWSHEQIYNVMMEKMEKHVEAISLIGWIDMIV; from the exons ATGAATATATTGAAGTACAAATCTTCATGTGTTTCAAAAGATTTAGTTGGGATTAATTCTCCTATAGAAGCATTACAAAATCATTTGCTTTTGGACTCGGATGATGGTGTTCGTGTTATAGGAATTTGTGGAATGGGAGGAATAGGGAAGACAGCCCTTGCTATGACTTTGTATGGCCAAATATCTCATCGATTTAGTGCATCCTGTTTTATTGATGATGTAAGCAAAATTTATAGATCAGGTGATGGTCCCCTCGATGCACAAAAGCAAATCCTACTTCAAACTGTCGGCATAGAACACAATCAAATATGCAATCATTACAGCGCAACTAATTTGATGCGAATAAATCTATGTCATGAAAGGGCCCTTCTGATTCTTGATAATGTAGATCAAGTTGGACAATTGGAAAAAATAGCTGTGCGTCGTGAATGGTTAGGTGCAGGGAGTAGAATTATTATCATTTCTAGAGATGAGCATATATTGAAAGAGTATGGAGTGGATGTAGTTTACAAAGTTCCACTTTTGAATCAGGCCGAGTCTCACATGTTATTTTGTCGAAAAGCTTTCAAAGTTGAGAAAATTATTATGAGTGATTATCAAAATTTGGCAGATGAGATACTGAATTATGCTAAAGGTCTACCGCTAGCAATTACAGTATTGGGCTCATTTTTGTTTGGTCGTAATGTGACTGAATGGAAGAGTGCATTGTCCAGATTGAGAGAAAGTCCAGATAATAATGTCATGGATGTGCTGCAGATAAGTTTTGATGGTCTAAATCTTACGGAAAAAGAAATGTTTCTTCATATTGCTTGTTTTTTCAACTTTCTGCACGAGAAAAGAGTTAAAAACATTCTAAATAGTTGTGGATTTCATGCTGATATTGGATTAAGAGTTCTCCTTGATAAATCACTTATAAGCATtgataattcaataattaaaatgcattATTTGTTGGAAGAACTAGGCAGAAAAATTGTGCAAGAAAGTTCAAGCAAAGAGCAAAGAAAGTGGAGCAGGTTGTGGTCCCATGAACAAATCTACAATGTTATGATGGAGAAAATG GAAAAGCATGTTGAGGCCATATCTTTGATTGGATGGATTGATATGATAGTTTAA
- the LOC11440946 gene encoding disease resistance protein RPV1 isoform X2 — MSRFLFVCIFQYSSLTIELIQMASSSNSSTALVTSSRRNYYYDVFVTFRGEDTRNNFIDFLFDAFETKGIFVFRDDTNLQKGESIGPELLRAIQGSHVFVAVFSRNYASSTWCLQELEKICECIEESEKHVLLVFYDVDPSEVRKQSGIYSEAFAKHEQRFRQDSQMVSRWREALKQVASIFGWDLRDKPQS, encoded by the exons ATGAGTCGGTTCCTTTTTGTTTGTATATTCCAATATAGTTCTTTAACAATTGAACTTATTCAGATGGCTAGCAGCAGTAACTCATCTACAGCTCTTGTAACTTCTTCAAGAAGAAACTATTATTATGATGTATTTGTCACTTTCAGAGGTGAAGACACTCGCAACAATttcattgattttctttttgatgcCTTTGAAACAAAAGGTATTTTTGTATTTCGGGATGATACAAATCTTCAAAAAGGTGAATCCATAGGGCCTGAGCTTCTTCGAGCAATCCAAGGATCTCATGTTTTTGTTGCCGTCTTCTCAAGAAATTATGCTTCCTCGACATGGTGCTTGCAAGAATTAGAGAAGATTTGTGAATGCATTGAGGAATCTGAAAAACATGTTCTTCTTGTTTTCTATGATGTTGATCCTTCTGAGGTTCGAAAGCAAAGTGGGATTTATTCTGAAGCTTTTGCCAAACATGAACAAAGATTCCGACAAGACTCTCAGATGGTGTCAAGATGGAGAGAAGCTCTAAAACAAGTGGCGAGTATCTTTGGTTGGGATCTACGTGATAA GCCACAATCTTGA
- the LOC11440946 gene encoding disease resistance protein RPV1 isoform X3 has translation MASSSNSSTALVTSSRRNYYYDVFVTFRGEDTRNNFIDFLFDAFETKGIFVFRDDTNLQKGESIGPELLRAIQGSHVFVAVFSRNYASSTWCLQELEKICECIEESEKHVLLVFYDVDPSEVRKQSGIYSEAFAKHEQRFRQDSQMVSRWREALKQVASIFGWDLRDKPQS, from the exons ATGGCTAGCAGCAGTAACTCATCTACAGCTCTTGTAACTTCTTCAAGAAGAAACTATTATTATGATGTATTTGTCACTTTCAGAGGTGAAGACACTCGCAACAATttcattgattttctttttgatgcCTTTGAAACAAAAGGTATTTTTGTATTTCGGGATGATACAAATCTTCAAAAAGGTGAATCCATAGGGCCTGAGCTTCTTCGAGCAATCCAAGGATCTCATGTTTTTGTTGCCGTCTTCTCAAGAAATTATGCTTCCTCGACATGGTGCTTGCAAGAATTAGAGAAGATTTGTGAATGCATTGAGGAATCTGAAAAACATGTTCTTCTTGTTTTCTATGATGTTGATCCTTCTGAGGTTCGAAAGCAAAGTGGGATTTATTCTGAAGCTTTTGCCAAACATGAACAAAGATTCCGACAAGACTCTCAGATGGTGTCAAGATGGAGAGAAGCTCTAAAACAAGTGGCGAGTATCTTTGGTTGGGATCTACGTGATAA GCCACAATCTTGA
- the LOC11440946 gene encoding disease resistance protein RML1B isoform X1, which yields MNILECKSSCVSKDLVGIDSPIEALQNHLLLDSIDGVRAIGICGMGGIGKTALAETLYGQISHRFSASCYIDDVSKIYRSYDGPLDAQKQILLQTVGIDHQQICNHYSATNLIRRRLCRERALLILENVDQVEQMEKIVVRREWLGELSLLEQPFIKDTFYLYRGYMKTKLCHCPISSARFYFCSDRDYIIVWRKRLSKCNFSNPYIIP from the coding sequence ATGAATATATTGGAGTGCAAATCTTCATGTGTTTCAAAAGATTTAGTTGGGATTGATTCTCCTATAGAAGCGTTACAAAATCATTTGCTTTTGGACTCGATTGATGGTGTTCGTGCTATAGGAATTTGTGGAATGGGGGGAATAGGGAAGACAGCCCTTGCTGAGACTTTATATGGCCAAATATCTCATCGATTTAGTGCATCTTGTTATATTGATGATGTAAGCAAAATTTATAGATCATATGATGGTCCCCTCGATGCACAAAAGCAAATCCTACTTCAAACTGTTGGCATAGATCACCAACAAATATGCAATCATTACAGCGCCACTAATTTGATACGAAGAAGGCTATGTCGTGAAAGGGCCCTTCTGATTCTTGAAAATGTAGATCAAGTTGAACAAATGGAAAAAATAGTTGTGCGTCGTGAATGGTTAGGAGAGCTTTCTCTTCTAGAGCAGCCTTTCATTAAGGACACATTTTATCTGTATCGAGGATACATGAAGACTAAGTTGTGTCATTGCCCCATTTCCTCCGCACGATTCTATTTTTGTTCTGACAGAGATTATATAATCGTGTGGAGGAAAAGATTGTCGAAGTGTAATTTTTCCAATCCATATATCATCCCATAA
- the LOC11436733 gene encoding synaptotagmin-5, with amino-acid sequence MSRKKRVFSIDSIEEVAVDFFNYVLQEKPKIPFFIPVILIACAVEKWVFSFSTWVPLALAVWATIQYGRYQRKLLVEDLDKKWKRIILNNSPITPLEHCEWLNKLLTEIWPNYFNPKLSSRLSAIVEARLKLRKPRFLERVELQEFSLGSCPPSLALQGMRWSTIGDQRVMQLGFDWDTHEMSILLLAKLAKPLMGTARIVINSLHIKGDLIFTPILDGKALLYSFVSAPEVRVGVAFGSGGSQSLPATEWPGVSSWLEKLFTDTLVKTMVEPRRRCFTLPAVDLRKKAVGGIIYVRVISANKLSSSSFKASRRQQSGSTNGSSEDVSDDKDLHTFVEVEIEELTRRTDVRLGSTPRWDAPFNMVLHDNTGTLRFNLYECIPNNVKCDYLGSCEIKLRHVEDDSTIMWAVGPDSGIIAKQAQFCGDEIEMVVPFEGTNSGELKVSIVVKEWQFSDGTHSLNNLRNNSQQSLNGSSNIQLRTGKKLKITVVEGKDLAAAKEKTGKFDPYIKLQYGKVMQKTKTSHTPNPVWNQTIEFDEVGGGEYLKLKVFTEELFGDENIGSAQVNLEGLVDGSVRDVWIPLERVRSGEIRLKIEAIKVDDQEGSTGSGSGNGWIELVLIEGRDLVAADLRGTSDPYVRVHYGNFKKRTKVIYKTLTPQWNQTLEFPDDGSPLMLYVKDHNALLPTSSIGECVVEYQRLPPNQMADKWIPLQGVKRGEIHIQITRKVPEMQKRQSMDSEPSLSKLHQIPTQIKQMMIKFRSQIEDGNLEGLSTTLSELETLEDTQEGYVAQLETEQMLLLSKIKELGQEIINSSPSPSLSRRISESVN; translated from the exons ATGAGTAGAAAGAAAAGGGTATTTTCAATTGATAGTATTGAAGAGGTTGCTGTGGATTTCTTCAACTATGTTTTGCAGGAGAAGCCAAAGATTCCATTTTTCATTCCAGTTATTTTGATTGCTTGTGCTGTTGAAAAATGggtcttttctttttctacttGGGTTCCTCTTGCACTTGCTGTTTGGGCTACTATACAG TATGGAAGATACCAACGCAAACTACTTGTAGAGGACTTGGATAAGAAATGGAAGCGAATCATATTGAATAACTCG CCCATCACACCATTGGAGCACTGTGAATGGCTGAATAAATTGTTGACAGAAATCTGGCCCAACTATTTTAATCCCAAGCTTTCTTCAAGGTTATCAGCTATAGTTGAG GCACGTTTGAAGCTCCGGAAACCAAGATTTCTT GAACGAGTTGAGCTACAAGAGTTTTCACTAGGATCATGCCCTCCTAGCTTGGCCTTACAAGGGATGCGATGGTCAACTATCGGCGATCAG CGAGTTATGCAACTTGGATTTGATTGGGACACCCATGAAATGAGCATTTTGCTCCTTGCTAAGCTTGCGAAACCATTGATGGGAACTGCACGAATCGTTATTAACAGTCTTCATATCAAGGGAGAT CTTATCTTTACGCCAATTCTAGATGGAAAAGCACTTTTATATTCGTTTGTATCAGCTCCTGAGGTGAGAGTTGGAGTTGCCTTTGGAAGCGGTGGGAGTCAGTCACTTCCAGCTACTGAGTGGCCTGGTGTTTCTTCTTGGCTG GAAAAACTTTTTACTGACACTCTGGTTAAAACCATGGTGGAACCTCGGCGACGATGTTTCACTTTGCCTGCTGTTGATTTAAGAAAAAAGGCGGTTGGAGGGATCATATATGTTAGAGTGATTTCAGCCAATAAACTTTCTAGTAGTTCCTTCAAGGCATCTAGGAGGCAACAAAGTGGATCAACCAATGGTTCTTCGGAAGACGTTTCTGACGACAAGGACCTGCATACATTTGTAGAGGTAGAAATTGAGGAATTGACGAGGAGAACAGATGTCAGATTAGGTTCAACTCCTAGATGGGATGCTCCATTTAATATGGTTTTGCATGACAATACAGGAACACTTCGTTTCAATCTTTACGAGTGTATTCCCAACAATGTGAAGTGTGACTATCTAGGAAGTTGTGAAATCAAG CTGAGGCATGTTGAAGATGACTCAACAATAATGTGGGCAGTAGGACCAGATTCCGGGATTATAGCAAAGCAAGCACAATTTTGTGGAGATGAAATTGAAATGGTTGTCCCATTTGAGGGTACTAACTCTGGAGAG TTGAAGGTGAGCATTGTAGTGAAAGAGTGGCAATTTTCTGATGGAACTCATAGCTTGAACAATCTCCGGAACAACTCTCAGCAGTCACTTAACGGATCATCAAATATTCAGTTAAGAACGGGAAAGAAACTTAAAATAACTGTTGTAGAAGGAAAGGATCTTGCTGctgcaaaagaaaaaactgGAAAATTTGATCCATACATTAAATTGCAATATGGAAAG GTTATGCAGAAAACAAAGACTTCTCATACTCCAAATCCTGTTTGGAATCAAACAATTGAATTTGATGAGGTTGGTGGCGGCGAATACTTAAAACTAAAAGTATTTACTGAGGAACTTTTCGGAGATGAAAACATTGGTAGTGCACAAGTAAATTTGGAAGGACTGGTTGATGGATCGGTCAGGGATGTATGGATTCCTCTTGAAAGAGTGCGTTCTGGAGAAATCAGACTTAAAATAGAAGCCATAAAAGTGGATGACCAAGAAGGATCAACG GGTTCAGGCTCAGGAAATGGTTGGATAGAACTTGTTCTGATTGAAGGGAGGGATCTTGTTGCCGCAGATCTCAGAGGCACAAGTGATCCATATGTTAGGGTACACTATGGAAACTTCAAGAAAAGGACAAAG GTTATATACAAAACTCTAACCCCTCAATGGAACCAGACCCTAGAGTTCCCTGATGATGGAAGTCCCTTGATGCTTTATGTGAAGGACCATAATGCGTTACTACCTACATCAAGTATAGGTGAATGTGTTGTAGAATATCAAAGGCTGCCCCCGAACCAGATGGCTGATAAGTGGATACCACTTCAAGGTGTGAAAAGGGGTGAAATTCATATTCAAATTACTAGAAAAGTTCCAGAAATGCAGAAGAGGCAAAGTATGGACTCTGAACCTTCTTTGAGTAAATTGCACCAAATTCCTACGCAG ATAAAACAGATGATGATCAAGTTTAGGTCTCAAATCGAAGATGGAAATCTTGAAGGACTCTCTACAACATTGAGTGAGCTAGAAACTTTAGAGGATACACAAGAAGGATATGTAGCTCAGCTAGAGACGGAACAAATGCTTCTTCTCAGCAAGATAAAGGAACTTGGCCAAGAGATCATTaattcttctccttctccttccttAAGCAGAAGAATTTCTGAAAGTGTCAACTAA
- the LOC11437175 gene encoding CRM-domain containing factor CFM3, chloroplastic/mitochondrial, translating into MAFSNNNLKLSSELQFNNSSSSSLPFSLITLSRSSFTLSHNHFLSHPKKPSFPSLTTFSSLKTTHQSSPNPTPPWLTKNPSSPKRVTESPIKDDPFQPQPQKPKNPVERIVFRLRNLGLVEEEDEQEEKVKEEVVKLSALKVTGDEKLSELLKIKWVRPDVLLDEEDEDEKMVVPWKREEEREMRSIDSGGGIKEEGFKKRTLKAPSLAELTLEDELLRRLRREGMHLRERVSVPKAGLTQEVMEKIHESWRKKELVRLKFHEELAKNMRIAHQIVERRTGGLVTWRAGSVMIVYRGKNYQGPASPELDVKEGDGFFVPDVSSGSLSKTKDSNATSSLENSEQVGRNVELPEKMTEEEAEYNALLDDLGPRFVGWWGTGIPPVDADLLPREVPGYKTPYRLLPTGMRSRLTGAEMTDLRKIAKSLPCHFALGRNRNHQGLACAILKLWERSLIAKIAVKPGIQNTNNKLMADELSTLTGGTLLLRNRFYIVIYRGKDFVPTGVAAVLAERQELTKQVQDVEEKVRCKAVVATPSVQGEATAPAGSLAEFYEAQARWGRDVSSEEHERMIKEATKAKNVKLVKQIEHKISLAANKLHRAERLLAKIESSMVPVGPDYDQETITDEERVVFRQIGLRMKAYLQLGIRGVFDGVIENMHLHWKHRELVKLVTKQKNRAFVEDTARLLEYESGGILVAIEKVSKEFAIIYYRGKNYKRPLTLRPRNLLTKAKALKRSVAMLRHEALSNHITELETTIEQMKQELGLSDDELSMKEGHENQLDYNSEFSQSEDDEDSDGFDDEEDTPIGMTRRTEFSELDVDEHP; encoded by the exons atggCTTTCTCAAACAACAACCTTAAACTATCCTCAGAACTTCAATTCaacaattcatcatcatcatcattaccATTCTCACTCATCACTCTCTCTCGCTCTTCTTTCACTCTATCTCATaatcactttctctctcatccCAAAAAACCCTCATTTCCTTCTCTCACTACTTTCTCTTCCCTCAAAACAACCCACCAGTCTTCTCCCAACCCAACTCCACCATGGCTCACAAAAAATCCATCTTCTCCCAAAAGGGTCACTGAATCTCCTATCAAAGATGACCCTTTTCAACCACAGCCTCAAAAACCCAAAAATCCTGTTGAAAGAATCGTTTTTAGGTTAAGAAACCTAGGTTtagtagaagaagaagatgaacaagaagaaaaagttaAAGAAGAAGTAGTTAAGTTGAGTGCATTGAAAGTTACTGGTGATGAGAAGTTAAGTGAATTGTTGAAGATAAAATGGGTTCGTCCTGATGTTTTATTGgatgaggaagatgaagatgagaaaATGGTGGTTCCATGgaagagagaggaagagagagaaatgaggAGTATTGATAGTGGTGGTGGAATTAAAGAAGAGGGGTTTAAGAAGAGGACATTAAAGGCACCATCTTTAGCTGAATTGACACTTGAGGATGAATTGTTGAGGAGGTTGAGGAGAGAGGGTATGCATTTGAGAGAAAGGGTTAGTGTACCCAAAGCTGGATTGACACAAGAGGTTATGGAGAAGATTCATGAGAGCTGGAGGAAAAAGGAGTTGGTTAGGCTTAAGTTTCATGAAGAGCTTGCTAAGAATATGAGGATTGCTCATCAGATTGTTGAG CGCCGAACAGGAGGGTTGGTTACATGGAGAGCGGGAAGTGTTATGATCGTGTATCGTGGTAAAAATTACCAAGGTCCTGCTTCCCCGGAACTCGATGTAAAGGAAGGTGATGGTTTTTTCGTTCCGGATGTCTCATCGGGAAGTTTGTCGAAAACAAAAGACAGTAATGCAACCTCATCCCTCGAAAATAGTGAGCAAGTTGGGAGGAACGTCGAACTGCCTGAGAAAATGACAGAAGAGGAAGCAGAGTACAATGCGCTGCTTGATGATTTAGGTCCTCGATTTGTTGGATGGTGGGGTACAGGAATACCTCCTGTTGATGCTGATTTACTTCCCCGTGAAGTTCCTGGTTACAAAACACCTTATAGGCTTCTTCCTACGGGGATGCGCTCTCGACTAACAGGTGCAGAGATGACCGATTTGAGGAAAATTGCAAAGTCACTTCCTTGTCATTTTGCCTTAG GGAGAAATAGAAATCACCAAGGCCTAGCATGTGCTATTCTTAAGCTTTGGGAGAGGAGTTTAATCGCAAAGATTGCTGTTAAACCCGGTATCCAGAACACAAACAATAAACTAATGGCCGACGAGCTTAGT ACATTAACAGGAGGTACCTTGCTGCTAAGGAATAGATTTTACATTGTTATATATCGTGGGAAGGACTTTGTTCCAACAGGTGTGGCTGCAGTTTTGGCTGAAAGACAGGAATTGACAAAACAAGTACAGGATGTTGAAGAGAAGGTGCGGTGCAAAGCTGTTGTTGCAACTCCATCTGTGCAAGGTGAAGCAACAGCACCGGCTGGATCTTTAGCTGAGTTCTATGAGGCCCAAGCTCGTTGGGGAAGGGACGTATCTTCTGAAGAACACGAGAGGATGATAAAAGAAGCTACCAAAGCCAAGAATGTTAAGCTTGTCAAACAAATTGAACACAAAATCTCTCTT GCTGCGAACAAATTGCATAGAGCAGAAAGGCTGTTAGCCAAAATAGAATCATCCATGGTTCCAGTTGGTCCTGATTATGACCAGGAAACAATCACAGATGAAGAACGAGTGGTGTTCCGCCAGATTGGTTTAAGAATGAAGGCATACTTACAACTTG GTATACGTGGTGTTTTCGATGGTGTCATTGAGAACATGCATTTGCATTGGAAACACCGAGAACTTGTTAAATTAGTAACAAAACAGAAGAATCGTGCTTTTGTCGAAGACACAGCTAGGTTACTGGAATATGAGAGTGGTGGAATACTCGTGGCAATAGAGAAAGTTTCAAAAGAATTTGCTATTATTTACTATCGTGGAAAAAATTACAAGCGGCCACTCACTCTAAGGCCTAGAAACCTTCTAACAAAGGCAAAGGCATTGAAGCGTTCTGTAGCCATGCTACGCCATGAG GCTCTGAGTAACCATATTACAGAATTGGAAACAACAATAGAACAAATGAAACAAGAACTC GGTCTTTCGGACGATGAATTAAGCATGAAGGAAGGGCATGAAAACCAACTAGATTACAACTCAGAATTCTCTCAG AGTGAGGATGACGAAGATTCTGATGGTTTTGATGACGAGGAAGACACACCGATTGGGATGACGAGGAGGACTGAGTTTTCGGAACTCGACGTCGATGAGCATCCTTGA